A genomic stretch from Hoplias malabaricus isolate fHopMal1 chromosome 4, fHopMal1.hap1, whole genome shotgun sequence includes:
- the LOC136694265 gene encoding zinc finger protein 154-like, with protein sequence MLRSGGIKCEDMEDRSSSSQKTSLDTPHTHTSNRKSQTSENKRKTYDCGECGKSFTEQGNLQKHQRIHTGEKPYHCSECGMSFSRQSSVQKHHCIHPE encoded by the coding sequence ATGTTGAGATCAGGAGggattaaatgtgaggatatggaggacagaagctccagttctcagaaaacatccttggatactccccacactcacacatccaacaggaaatCTCAGACAAGTGAAAACAAACGGAAAACTTATGACTGTggagagtgtgggaagagttttactgaacagggtaatctccaaaaacaccagcgcattcacacaggagagaaaccgtatcactgttcagagtgtgggatgagttttagtCGTCAGAGTTCTGTCCAGAAACATCACTGCATTCACCCAGAATAG